One genomic region from Halobacteriovorax vibrionivorans encodes:
- a CDS encoding YaiI/YqxD family protein produces MKIWVDADACPKVIKEILFKTSIRLQIPLILVANSYMNIPHHELISFVKVDSGDDVADMYIAEHVEVNDLVITADIPLAAEVVGRGTLAINPRGELYDEENIGERLSMRDFMKELRDGGVVTGGPDSFNAKDKQNFANSLNKILSKKGYH; encoded by the coding sequence ATGAAGATTTGGGTCGATGCTGATGCATGCCCTAAGGTTATAAAAGAGATACTTTTTAAAACATCCATTCGTTTACAAATCCCACTTATACTTGTTGCTAACTCCTATATGAATATCCCACATCACGAGTTAATCTCTTTTGTTAAAGTTGATAGTGGAGATGATGTCGCTGATATGTATATTGCTGAACATGTTGAAGTAAATGATCTCGTCATTACAGCTGACATTCCATTGGCCGCTGAAGTTGTTGGAAGAGGAACTCTTGCTATTAATCCTCGCGGTGAACTCTACGATGAAGAGAATATAGGAGAGCGATTATCAATGCGAGACTTTATGAAGGAGCTTCGTGATGGAGGAGTCGTTACAGGAGGCCCTGACTCATTTAATGCTAAAGATAAGCAAAACTTTGCAAATTCACTGAACAAAATACTCTCTAAGAAGGGATATCACTAA
- a CDS encoding MBL fold metallo-hydrolase, with protein sequence MDFKIHQLKGYIQTIYLVEENGSFLLLDGCCRPDVKVVESYLESKLNRNLSDIKLVITTHAHPDHMGAVSFFQKKGIPIAGPRDLNLMYSGPFGIVTYWVDILLTYLVALNKKRGFKNILFSRKVKLDYILTDLMEVPFFKNWKVLECPGHTIMDLSIFHEEQKLAYIADNFVSTKTNVFRPYPIWKPQEYRSSLQRYIDLGINDFLIAHYGQVKVSHERIKELIDSTPDIPRKHHNSLPAILMKLLKSVFK encoded by the coding sequence ATGGACTTTAAAATACATCAACTAAAAGGCTATATCCAAACAATCTATCTCGTAGAAGAAAACGGCTCGTTTCTTCTTCTGGATGGTTGTTGTCGGCCTGATGTTAAAGTTGTGGAATCATATCTTGAAAGCAAATTAAATAGAAATTTAAGCGATATTAAATTAGTTATCACAACTCATGCACACCCCGATCACATGGGAGCGGTTAGCTTCTTTCAAAAGAAAGGAATACCAATCGCCGGCCCTCGCGATCTTAATCTAATGTACTCTGGCCCTTTTGGTATCGTTACTTATTGGGTTGATATCCTTCTTACTTATCTTGTGGCCTTAAATAAGAAGAGAGGATTTAAAAATATTCTTTTTTCACGCAAAGTTAAGCTCGACTATATTCTAACTGATCTAATGGAAGTTCCATTCTTTAAAAACTGGAAAGTCTTAGAGTGTCCAGGGCACACAATAATGGACTTAAGTATCTTTCATGAAGAACAAAAGCTTGCATATATTGCTGATAATTTCGTCAGTACCAAAACTAATGTCTTTAGGCCTTATCCAATCTGGAAACCACAAGAGTATCGAAGCTCACTTCAGCGCTATATCGATCTTGGTATCAATGACTTTCTTATCGCCCATTATGGACAAGTCAAAGTAAGTCACGAACGTATTAAAGAATTAATTGATTCAACACCGGATATCCCACGAAAGCACCATAATAGTTTACCTGCTATTTTGATGAAGTTATTAAAGTCTGTATTCAAATAG
- a CDS encoding VOC family protein yields MNLSAIGIACESLEDSIKFYENFGLNFTQIGDEHYEATTKSGLRLMLDSYDLMKKINPSWERPIFPGITLCFEQDNPQSVDNLVNKLKDKDVIIEKEPWDAFWGQRYASVKDPDGNQIDIFALL; encoded by the coding sequence ATGAATCTTAGTGCTATTGGAATTGCATGCGAAAGTCTCGAAGACTCTATAAAATTCTACGAAAACTTTGGATTAAATTTTACCCAAATTGGGGATGAACATTATGAGGCCACAACAAAGTCAGGTCTTCGCCTTATGCTCGATTCGTATGATCTAATGAAAAAAATCAATCCAAGTTGGGAGAGGCCAATCTTTCCAGGTATTACTCTTTGTTTTGAACAAGACAATCCACAAAGTGTTGATAACTTAGTTAATAAGCTAAAAGATAAAGATGTAATTATTGAAAAAGAGCCTTGGGATGCTTTTTGGGGCCAACGATATGCTTCAGTTAAAGATCCAGATGGAAATCAAATTGATATCTTTGCTCTACTGTAA